The following are encoded together in the Lachnospiraceae bacterium genome:
- a CDS encoding radical SAM protein — MRIKNVYIEITNLCNLNCITCYNRSGLNQTRCELRFADLAYLMERLSSEFGCESFAFGGGEPFLYTEMNALLAYMQAHTQFQFRFVTNGTIHMPEFFSLVHSDPARFQVQISLDGSCERINALTRGAGAFSRAAAFLDRLASPRFLPLVKMVLSQKNLDDAEAFFHMAISHGGIPEYAFIHCNGNAADEWETKALTPQQKIHILKLLDRLNAQSPIKAVLPYSTRQCPLVDPDYDMAVLIKTDGCVQPCQLLYDPRFSIGNILTDSKETLTAGMNRISKLAQERAAADFQCHRCMVRQKCAKGCMAIADYACGDPLGNDGDCLTRKLEIADFELAKHLSKLEI, encoded by the coding sequence ATGCGAATAAAAAATGTTTACATCGAGATCACCAATCTCTGTAACCTAAATTGCATCACCTGCTACAACCGTTCTGGGCTCAACCAAACCCGCTGCGAGCTTCGCTTTGCCGACCTTGCCTATCTGATGGAGCGCTTATCTTCTGAATTTGGCTGTGAGAGCTTTGCTTTTGGCGGTGGAGAACCATTTTTGTACACCGAAATGAACGCTTTGCTCGCCTATATGCAGGCTCATACGCAGTTCCAGTTTCGCTTTGTCACTAACGGAACTATACATATGCCCGAATTCTTCTCTCTGGTCCACAGTGATCCCGCACGCTTTCAGGTACAGATCAGCCTAGACGGCTCTTGCGAGCGGATCAACGCTTTAACGCGGGGAGCCGGCGCATTTTCCCGCGCCGCCGCCTTTCTCGACCGCCTTGCCTCTCCCCGATTCCTTCCTCTGGTAAAGATGGTGCTCTCCCAGAAAAATCTGGACGATGCGGAAGCCTTCTTCCATATGGCCATCTCCCACGGCGGCATCCCCGAATATGCTTTTATCCACTGCAACGGGAATGCGGCCGACGAATGGGAAACCAAAGCACTGACTCCTCAGCAAAAAATCCATATTCTCAAGCTGCTGGACCGCCTCAATGCCCAATCTCCAATCAAAGCAGTCCTTCCCTACAGTACACGCCAGTGCCCATTAGTGGATCCTGACTATGATATGGCAGTTCTGATCAAAACCGACGGCTGCGTGCAGCCCTGTCAGCTTTTGTATGATCCGCGTTTCAGCATCGGCAATATCTTAACCGATTCAAAAGAAACGCTTACAGCCGGCATGAACCGCATCTCCAAGCTGGCTCAGGAACGCGCGGCAGCCGACTTTCAGTGCCACCGCTGTATGGTACGCCAAAAATGCGCCAAAGGCTGTATGGCGATTGCCGATTACGCCTGCGGCGACCCGCTCGGCAACGACGGTGACTGTCTTACACGCAAGCTGGAAATCGCAGACTTTGAGCTTGCCAAGCACCTAAGCAAACTCGAAATCTAA
- a CDS encoding FtsX-like permease family protein translates to MKKGLYRRLAWTGIRKNKRLYVPYILTCIGMVMMFYIFAFLSSDRVMETMPGKAMLGSIMNMGCIVLIIFAAIFLFYTNSFLTRGRKKEFGLYNILGMGKKNLAKVLLWENLIVAGLAFTIGIVMGILFSKLAELGIINLTQGEITFSLQIDVSCIFFTLRVFAVIFFLIFLNVLRQIQLSKPIELLRSEHAGEKPPKANWVLAFLGAVILGTAYYIAVSIQDPVVALVWFFIAVIMVILGTYLLFISGSVAICRLLQKRKRYYYQSNHFVSLSSMIYRMKRNGAGLASICILCTMVLVMISSSMCLYIGKEDSLKAQYLRGMNLSAQIPDMTMMRAERLENVRHMVQEAVEEKKQSMENVLDYRCALMDARIEDGKILTDDVGLYEFEADSYANVWQVFVVPLEDYNEVMHQNETLEQGEVLLYTSRRDYTEDTVAFGASAPLKVKKTVPEFVEAAYGVEQVIPSMYVFVPDFEQQIAPMLSLADFAGDQMVRLKWYYGFDVQDQKAQMELGELLLKKLEENGAFEMHISLENRAEEQDDFYALYGGLFFLGILLGTVFICAAVLIIYYKQISEGYEDQARFGIMQKVGMTKKEIRKSINSQVLTVFFLPLIAAGVHLMFAFPIIFKLLMLFSLMNKVLLIGVTAGSFVVFGLFYGVVYHITSKAYYGIVSGAKE, encoded by the coding sequence ATGAAAAAAGGGCTGTACCGAAGACTGGCATGGACGGGTATCCGGAAAAATAAGCGCTTATATGTGCCCTACATTTTAACCTGCATTGGCATGGTGATGATGTTTTATATTTTTGCCTTTTTAAGCAGTGACCGGGTAATGGAAACGATGCCGGGGAAGGCCATGCTGGGATCCATTATGAATATGGGATGTATCGTGCTTATTATTTTTGCGGCTATTTTTCTTTTCTATACGAATTCATTTTTAACCCGCGGCAGAAAAAAGGAATTTGGTCTCTATAATATTTTAGGGATGGGTAAAAAGAATTTAGCTAAAGTGTTATTATGGGAAAACCTGATCGTGGCTGGATTGGCATTTACAATTGGCATAGTGATGGGAATTCTTTTTTCAAAGCTGGCAGAGCTTGGCATTATCAATTTGACGCAGGGGGAGATCACCTTTTCGCTGCAAATTGATGTATCATGCATATTTTTTACGCTTCGGGTATTTGCTGTAATCTTTTTTCTGATCTTTTTGAATGTACTGCGGCAAATTCAATTGTCGAAGCCAATCGAGCTTTTGCGCAGCGAGCATGCGGGAGAAAAACCGCCGAAGGCGAATTGGGTCTTGGCATTCCTGGGGGCGGTAATTTTGGGAACGGCCTACTATATCGCGGTTTCCATTCAGGATCCGGTGGTCGCACTGGTATGGTTTTTTATCGCAGTCATCATGGTAATCCTTGGTACGTATCTGCTGTTCATTTCCGGATCTGTCGCAATCTGCAGGCTTTTGCAAAAAAGAAAACGGTATTATTATCAAAGCAATCATTTTGTGTCTCTTTCCTCCATGATCTACCGCATGAAGCGTAATGGAGCGGGACTAGCGTCTATTTGCATTTTGTGTACCATGGTGTTGGTCATGATTTCTTCCAGCATGTGTTTGTATATTGGAAAAGAAGACAGCCTGAAAGCACAGTATTTGCGGGGGATGAACCTTTCGGCGCAGATACCGGATATGACAATGATGCGGGCAGAGAGACTGGAAAATGTGCGTCATATGGTACAGGAGGCTGTGGAAGAAAAAAAGCAGAGCATGGAGAATGTTCTGGATTATCGCTGCGCACTGATGGATGCGCGGATTGAAGATGGCAAGATCCTTACGGATGATGTCGGATTATATGAATTTGAAGCCGATAGCTATGCCAATGTGTGGCAGGTTTTTGTGGTACCGTTAGAAGATTATAATGAGGTGATGCATCAAAATGAGACGCTGGAGCAGGGAGAGGTACTGCTGTACACAAGCCGCAGGGACTATACGGAGGATACGGTCGCTTTTGGCGCCTCTGCGCCGCTGAAGGTCAAGAAGACAGTGCCGGAGTTTGTGGAAGCAGCCTACGGCGTTGAACAGGTGATTCCTTCTATGTATGTTTTTGTGCCTGATTTTGAGCAGCAGATTGCACCGATGCTGTCTCTGGCGGATTTTGCGGGCGATCAGATGGTTAGATTAAAATGGTACTATGGGTTTGATGTGCAGGATCAAAAGGCGCAGATGGAGCTGGGGGAGCTTTTGCTGAAGAAGCTGGAGGAAAACGGGGCGTTTGAGATGCATATATCTTTGGAAAACCGAGCCGAGGAGCAGGATGACTTCTATGCGCTTTATGGAGGATTGTTCTTCTTGGGGATCTTGCTGGGAACGGTGTTTATCTGTGCGGCAGTACTCATTATATACTATAAGCAAATTTCAGAAGGATATGAGGACCAGGCGCGGTTTGGCATTATGCAGAAGGTTGGCATGACCAAAAAGGAGATTAGGAAAAGTATCAACTCTCAGGTTCTTACGGTATTCTTTTTGCCGTTGATAGCGGCAGGCGTGCATCTGATGTTTGCGTTTCCGATTATTTTTAAGCTGCTGATGCTTTTTAGCCTGATGAATAAAGTGCTTCTGATTGGAGTAACGGCAGGAAGCTTCGTCGTGTTTGGCTTATTTTATGGTGTGGTATATCATATCACTTCAAAGGCCTATTATGGAATTGTAAGCGGTGCGAAAGAATAA
- a CDS encoding ABC transporter ATP-binding protein — translation MSILEVNHVKKIYTTRFGGSTVEALRKVSFSVEQGEYVAIMGESGSGKSTLLNIVAALDKPTSGTVMLDGQNLMQIKESAIAEFRRDHLGFVFQEFNLLDTFSLQDNIFLPLVLAGKKYEEMNQRLQPIAAELGIQDILKKYPYEVSGGQKQRAAVARALITGPRLILADEPTGALDSRATDELLRLFAKINQKEQTILMVTHSVKAASHASRVLFIKDGEVFHQIYRGNSTNEELYQKISDTLTMLATGGRNQ, via the coding sequence TTGAGTATTTTAGAAGTGAATCATGTTAAAAAAATCTATACAACTCGGTTTGGCGGAAGCACGGTGGAAGCGCTGAGAAAGGTTTCTTTTAGTGTGGAGCAAGGAGAGTATGTGGCAATTATGGGGGAGTCGGGTTCGGGGAAGAGTACCCTTTTAAACATTGTGGCAGCGCTCGATAAACCAACCAGCGGTACGGTGATGCTGGATGGACAAAATCTGATGCAGATCAAAGAGTCGGCGATTGCTGAATTTCGCCGGGACCATTTGGGGTTTGTGTTCCAGGAATTTAACCTGCTGGATACCTTTTCTTTGCAGGATAACATATTTTTACCCCTTGTTCTCGCGGGGAAAAAATATGAAGAGATGAATCAGAGGCTGCAGCCGATTGCGGCTGAGCTGGGGATTCAGGATATATTAAAAAAATATCCATATGAAGTATCGGGTGGACAAAAGCAAAGGGCGGCAGTGGCAAGAGCCTTGATTACAGGGCCGAGGCTGATCTTGGCCGACGAACCGACAGGGGCTTTGGATTCCCGGGCCACCGATGAGCTTTTGCGGCTTTTTGCAAAGATCAATCAAAAAGAACAGACGATCCTGATGGTGACGCATTCAGTAAAGGCGGCAAGTCATGCAAGCAGAGTACTGTTTATTAAAGACGGAGAAGTATTTCATCAGATTTATCGGGGAAACAGCACAAATGAAGAGCTATATCAAAAAATCTCTGATACATTGACCATGCTGGCAACAGGGGGGAGGAACCAATGA
- a CDS encoding HAMP domain-containing histidine kinase: MKLWRLYLRQKRTGLLCFGLFAVIFAVTFFLYHLPIEAVMYPVVLCALAGLLFLSLEFGKVYKKHAYLVRLQESVEKTALQLPEVAGIEEKDYQDLVCLLKKSKAEIEEQMTERYMDMIEYYTVWAHQIKTPIASMKLTLQNEDFPVAKGLSEDLFRIEQYVEMVLCYLRLDAQSTDYVIEEYELDEMVKQTVKKLATQFIRKKIQLCYQPLHQRVITDEKWLMFVIEQVLSNAIKYTKAGGSITIRMEEPQVLCICDTGIGIAPEDLPRVFEKGYTGYNGRSDKKASGIGLYLCRRICTNLGHTISINSSLDSGTIVRIHLQQRRIEIE; this comes from the coding sequence ATGAAGTTATGGCGCCTATATTTGAGGCAAAAACGAACGGGTCTGCTGTGCTTCGGACTGTTTGCTGTCATTTTTGCCGTTACCTTTTTTCTTTATCATTTACCGATAGAAGCGGTTATGTATCCTGTGGTGTTGTGCGCATTAGCAGGTCTTTTGTTTTTAAGCCTTGAGTTTGGTAAGGTGTATAAAAAGCATGCGTATCTGGTGCGTTTGCAGGAAAGTGTAGAAAAAACAGCCTTACAGCTACCGGAAGTGGCAGGGATAGAAGAGAAGGATTATCAGGATTTGGTATGTTTGCTAAAGAAAAGTAAAGCGGAGATTGAAGAGCAGATGACGGAGCGATATATGGATATGATTGAGTATTATACGGTCTGGGCACATCAGATTAAAACGCCCATTGCCTCTATGAAGCTCACTCTGCAAAATGAAGATTTTCCGGTGGCAAAAGGACTTTCGGAAGATTTGTTTCGTATAGAGCAGTATGTAGAGATGGTGCTTTGTTACCTGCGTTTAGATGCACAATCAACGGATTATGTTATTGAAGAATATGAGCTGGATGAAATGGTAAAGCAAACAGTTAAAAAGCTAGCAACACAGTTTATCCGTAAAAAAATTCAGCTCTGTTATCAGCCGCTGCATCAACGTGTAATTACAGATGAGAAATGGCTGATGTTTGTTATAGAGCAGGTGCTTTCCAATGCTATTAAGTATACTAAAGCAGGAGGGAGTATTACAATTCGGATGGAGGAGCCGCAGGTGTTATGTATCTGCGATACAGGAATTGGGATTGCACCGGAGGATTTGCCGCGTGTTTTTGAAAAGGGCTATACCGGATATAACGGTAGGAGTGATAAAAAAGCCAGTGGGATTGGGTTGTATTTGTGTAGAAGAATTTGTACAAATTTAGGACATACCATCTCGATCAATTCTTCTCTGGACAGTGGAACGATTGTCAGAATTCATTTGCAGCAGAGAAGGATAGAAATTGAGTGA
- a CDS encoding response regulator transcription factor — MENARILIVEDDAGIAEAIRKQAEMWNLQTQCAQDFRNILDEVEAYKPHLILLDIGLPFYNGYHWCMEIRKTSKVPIIFISSAADNMNIVMAMNMGGDDFVAKPFDQSVLMAKIQAVLRRTYDFGGAAPVLEHRGAILDTGDNTLRYEENKIMLTKNEYRILLALMENKGRIVSREELMERLWQTDSFVDDNTLTVNINRLRKKLGAAGLEGFITTQFGVGYLIA, encoded by the coding sequence ATGGAAAATGCAAGAATTTTAATTGTAGAGGATGATGCAGGCATTGCAGAGGCAATTAGAAAGCAGGCTGAAATGTGGAATCTGCAGACGCAGTGCGCGCAGGATTTTCGCAATATCCTAGACGAGGTAGAGGCGTATAAGCCGCATTTAATTTTGCTTGATATTGGACTTCCGTTTTATAATGGATATCATTGGTGTATGGAAATACGAAAAACATCCAAAGTACCGATTATATTTATTTCATCAGCGGCTGATAACATGAATATTGTAATGGCCATGAATATGGGAGGAGACGACTTTGTTGCCAAGCCCTTTGACCAAAGTGTTTTAATGGCTAAAATTCAGGCGGTTTTGAGGCGTACCTATGATTTTGGAGGGGCAGCTCCTGTTTTGGAGCATAGGGGCGCTATTTTAGATACAGGAGATAATACGCTGCGGTATGAAGAAAATAAGATTATGCTGACCAAAAATGAATACCGGATTTTATTAGCGCTAATGGAAAACAAGGGAAGGATCGTTAGCCGCGAGGAGCTGATGGAACGACTGTGGCAAACCGATAGCTTTGTCGATGATAATACGCTGACGGTTAATATCAACCGGCTGCGAAAAAAATTAGGAGCGGCAGGTCTTGAAGGGTTTATTACAACACAGTTTGGTGTGGGATATCTGATTGCATAG